Proteins encoded within one genomic window of uncultured Desulfobacter sp.:
- the istB gene encoding IS21-like element helper ATPase IstB: MNPAVQAVLTQHLKTLKLSTMEKELEGQIRQAHEAACGYDEFLLNLVEAEVQIRQENGRKRRLKEARFPMQKPLETFDFEAAPDLDARLIKELSTGTFIKEARNIILIGKSGAGKTHLATSIGMEACRYGHRVRFITGCGLANELTEAREQQALGRMIKRYAGYGLLILDELGYVPFSKIGAELLFQVLTERHERRSIIITTNLGFGDWTQVFGDANLTAALLDRVTHRAHIIQCNWDSYRLKQTLKSRG, encoded by the coding sequence ATGAACCCAGCAGTCCAGGCAGTCCTCACACAGCACTTAAAAACGCTGAAGCTCTCGACGATGGAAAAAGAGTTGGAAGGTCAGATCCGGCAGGCGCATGAGGCGGCCTGCGGCTACGATGAGTTTTTATTGAATCTTGTTGAAGCGGAAGTTCAAATACGGCAGGAAAACGGTCGCAAGCGACGTCTCAAGGAAGCCAGGTTCCCGATGCAGAAACCGCTTGAAACATTTGATTTTGAGGCTGCCCCTGATTTGGACGCCCGGTTGATCAAAGAACTTTCAACAGGGACATTCATTAAAGAAGCCCGGAATATAATTTTGATAGGTAAAAGCGGAGCCGGTAAAACCCATCTGGCAACCAGCATCGGGATGGAAGCCTGCCGGTATGGACATCGAGTTCGTTTTATTACTGGTTGTGGGCTTGCAAACGAACTGACGGAGGCCAGGGAACAACAGGCTCTGGGTAGAATGATAAAACGATATGCCGGTTATGGGCTGTTGATTCTTGATGAATTGGGGTACGTCCCGTTCAGTAAAATCGGCGCTGAATTATTGTTCCAAGTCCTTACCGAGCGCCATGAAAGACGTTCGATCATCATCACTACCAATCTTGGTTTTGGTGATTGGACGCAGGTGTTTGGCGATGCAAATCTTACCGCTGCTCTGCTGGATCGTGTCACTCACCGGGCTCACATTATTCAATGTAACTGGGACAGTTATCGACTTAAACAGACTTTAAAATCGAGAGGATAA
- a CDS encoding DUF3795 domain-containing protein — MIAYCGMDCEKCEGYLATIEDDDQKRKIVAQNWSQQYDTDIKSEQINCSGCKSNGIKFFFSETMCPLRKCNLEKATENCAECNKYKCETLNNFIKEAPPIGDALEALRNKKEVI; from the coding sequence ATGATTGCTTACTGTGGAATGGATTGTGAAAAGTGTGAAGGCTACCTGGCAACAATAGAAGATGACGACCAAAAGAGAAAAATTGTTGCTCAAAACTGGTCACAACAATACGATACCGATATAAAATCGGAACAAATCAATTGTTCAGGGTGTAAATCTAATGGCATTAAGTTCTTCTTTTCAGAAACAATGTGCCCTTTACGTAAGTGCAATCTTGAAAAAGCAACTGAAAATTGTGCTGAATGTAATAAGTATAAATGTGAAACTCTGAATAATTTCATTAAAGAAGCACCGCCAATTGGAGACGCTTTGGAAGCCCTACGAAATAAGAAAGAAGTGATTTAA